agcataccttggtaacccataatgaaactcggtaaatccttctgtttactctgttgtttgactgttcactgataaccttctcggtgacctctctgtgtctttgtaatagtcttccttcatgtatacacactgctatctcattgcatctcttatcacatcatatcatgtcttatatctaaccctagaatcatgttgtatatatagatctcttatagcggtgatctgattcattgcttcgatcttacaaaaagattcttcgattaaacaaaatatctcataggttagattgatcttgtaatcatgcacaatctcctagtgcaatttccaatgcaaaaaatggttagatgtgcctcaatcttgtaacacgttttcatgtgcatgtccaggttcaatgtatctagtaagacgtttcactcagtgaatatcaactcggtgagttaaattTACCACTCAGtggccatgaacctttactcgataaacaactcggtgaatattgtgttctatgactgctttcttcagtaaccgactagactattcataacGACTTCTTTGTGAAAAAAGCtgaggaccgtggtgggaacgcacatggtccgaccaacttttttcaaaattttcagggatgaatattacaatgatttcaAAGGTAGCCCCCCAAAAATGACTAATTTTACGacctctagatgggcaaaatgaaggcacaaatgtaaaaataggaccctgtTAGGGTTTTgaggaaaaagaggaattgaattgcaaattttaaaaaggtcaaacctaatggatagggacaccttggaaaatgttcaaaaatttgaatttaaatgaaattgatttgaaatttgcacaaaatacaattaattttgaaaattagggttttatgacctaaccacttaatttttaaatttgaattttgggaaaaggggggaaattaaaaatttgaattgtaggaatgaagacaaatctgagaacaattagaaatctgaaaattaaatggaaatccaatttttgcacaagttcaagatgatttttgaaaattagggttttaacaagtaacctcttaattttgtgaattttaattccaaattgaacaagacaatttttagatctaagataaccacaagtaaACTTTACAAATCAcaactaagtttgcagaaatttgaaacttgtaaatgaaaaatatgcaactttgttcaaaggaaagcatgcaagacatcgggttcaccaaaatgtaatgtggtgaaatgtgaatgagagatcaagaggaaatctaccctttccctccaaggagagatgagagtttcactacagatttctcttcaaacacttttcacctagtcaCATTGgcagaggagaggagaattcactagattcaatctttaaagatgaagattgaattctgaatgaaatgggaatgataagttgatcccatcttccttatttgaaatggaaaggaattgattgaaataTGTAATGCAAAAGTGCCAAAGAATTGATTATAAGttgagatcggagtatgggatgaagctgtgcacctggatttggtagtaatatgtcaagacaaagtctccctatgaatttgaggaaaagttgcctagaccgtggcgagaatgtacatggtcctccaaaaaatcctcaaaatgaaaagggtttttccacctttgcaaatggagcctgaatccgaaagtctagctgcacacctgcaacctcaagggaggttgtgatagcaatgttgatagaaatgcttgtgtggaattgaatgttggaatcaatctcctcttcaatggttgaatccttgacttgaatgcaacacctagccttgaagggagacttgagaatgctcaatgctagaaaagaatgcttgaatgctcttgaatgcttgatcgcttatgcaacttgacaaactccaaTCTTATCCCacttccacttatgcaaatgagaggaggaATGCCCCtaaaatacatgttagtggatttgatttttgtcatagGCCTACATCAAGGGAGTTTCTTGCCCAatacacaacccacaatgcatgctctaggaaggtcctgccccaaaatagggtagggacaagggcacGATGCCCCTAtattgggaggacaagggtgccacggcCCTGTCCTACCCGtttctctagggaagagtgcgGACAGGGTGGTGTAGAGGCCAAGAAAGATGctgattctgagggttgagcagtctttgCTCTtcaatcaagctagaggattcgatctcgcatgcgtgtggaccctaatgtagtcaaaaattgctagggtcacaattttatgacactacagaaaCAAATGTGGCATTTACTAAATAGAGTTGGCAACTAACTATTATTAATCAAGAGTTGATGAGGTAGTGGTGGCACTTGTGTACTTAAAATCAAAGCTTACACATGTCATTATGTTGAAGGGCTAGTCCACCCAACACTCACACATAACACGCAACAATATATAATAACACAAAAAATGCAACCAAAAAAAACACACTTTCAATTTTTTCAATAAAATAGAATTACAAATTCATAAATTACAATGCTACAATCACATGAGCTTAAATTATTACAAAGAAAGTCAACTTTCTAAGAAAAATCTACTATTTGAAGCCACAATCTGCACCGATCCTCTATAACTTTTGTTCCCCTATTTATTTGGCACCAATAGCATTAGAATGTTCTAGAAAgtgtaagagtttatttttcaaCCTAGGGAGATTTTTCACTTGAAAGTTGAATTTTGGTAGCACAACTTTCAAGAGCCATAACTTTTGACTTAGACATTGGATTAATTTTCACTTGAAAGTTGAATTTTGGTAGCACAACTTTTAGGAGCCATAACTTTTGACTTGGACATTGAATATGCTATTATAATACATAGTTGGAAAGCTCACAAAGAGATATGTAATGTTGAGATCATTTCATCCATTTTTTGAGGTTTTATGAGGCTTCTAAGGTCTTCAATTTTGTGTTTGAAGCTTTACAGAAGTAATTTTTGGGACAAAAAAGTTAATCTCCCAAATGGTATAGGATATTGAGATGACTCATTCACCAtcctctttgttttttattttcactCCGTAAGGTCAGTTTTCATGTCTATATGTGTCTGCATAggtcaacttactaaaaatagtaggttACTTCTTTGGCCTTTTTAAATTTCTGATTTTCCTACACCTCATAAGTGTCATCATGGGCTCCAAAAGAACTAAAGAAACcaacaaaataaaatgaaaatataattttttgggTGATGGAAGAATGCCCTTACACCATTAGATGCTCATGCATCACATTATTAACTACTTAGGGGAgaatgttaggaatcccacagatactgagagggggggtgtcagtatctaaccggtaattagaatttcttaacttaaaacatgcagaacatattataacaatgtaccagtatgcaagaaataatgtaataaatagaattaagaacatccacatgaaaaacacaccataacacaaggatttaacaaggaaatccggtgtgggaaaaacctcggtgggatttgtgacccacaatattcactcactggccaataagagaatattacttacaataggggcctgcacatgcaggaaggccaactgtctagagctcactgctcaatgggaagtctcactgacttacaatgtggattatacaaatccaatatcttgtactgctttacaatagcatctataatgctagatctagtaccggttgctgctttgcttcttacataaacccttcaacctatatttcgcataataggtttgccttatatttttctttttcattctctcttgctctacaaaatgtctacaatgatctcttttatatataagagtcattttacaatttgccaagtcggcttacaaagtttttataataataaataaaatgtaatataacaaaatcccgtcggcctctgtgccggtatacttcctttctttgtgccggtgccggtgtcctgagtgccggtctagagtgtgatctactgatgctggtacactaacttgtcggtgtaatgccttgctggtaaaATGCCTTGCCGGTgcaataggattgtaaggttgccattaatgacaaaaccttcaatcacctacaatgtctcattggagtgtgcatatgccaacaatctccccctttggcattgatggcaacactcatgagaaatttaaaaaatgtatcaaaaaatgtgaagtccaaaaaatgttataaaaaaaatgtgtgtgctccccctgagcatatgattcctgtgatgttgaattttctcatcccactactccccctttggcatcaatgacaaaggtttgtcaagatgtcagtatagtttgtagtttcaaccttgtaactgggtagttacaatttgaaatagatccgccaagatcaagtttatactctccatgaactttttactatctcttattgctatctctgttctcttaactgtaccggtgagatgctgcaaatgttctgccggtgttttctgtccctgtattagtgcctcagatacttccttccgcagtgatgctagatagtccaatcttagatgcttttccttattcactattctttctttctctctttcaaatttaaataaatcttcctcaaaatttgttatcttttgttcaaaaactgatagtgtatcaggtgagttgacaaaattatctgcaagtttattaatttcatcctataccttgctcatcttcttgtctatatctatagtcaaaaggtttgtcttataggtgtctttgtacagagttttgtactctttcaataaattacacggttccagtagaagtgtgtcaaaatctctgttacacttctttatttactcatcaaagaatttctattttttaatttctactttatccttcagtgtctcttcctttattttctcaatgttttctgtgatatatttacacaaggtatcaagttgtcctaaagaatctttattgtctatattacagttaggagcaattaccttcaaaattggtatggtatcatctattgccttataagcttgtgaactgcaatttgttatctttttgattgaatctaatagtacctcagtcacattagttgttttgtagcctaatgatgaaccaacattttgagtaccactagtggaagtaaccaagcttgtattaacctctggtaggtctatttgtgtttgcatttccctaagcaatggtttttctacttctctagatgtcggtggcactatttccttctgTTCCTGTTCCTATttaggagccttttgctctgtttgttgcattgtctcagtcagATTCTGAGTTtctaccttcttctctttgtcatcagccggtttctcttgtgtgttgtcagtttgctcagctactggaggctcactagctattttagtcttatcagctgtatctttgtctaccacaatgttgatcttttgagtatcaacatccacaatatataagaCTTCAGCATTAGGAttactatcctctacatccatactttcaactatcagttgatcttttgtagctgttgtttttaccggtggagtaatcaaaggaggtgggggtaggttgtctttaaccttgatactaggtggtccaccaactttacctttacccttgtctctttctttctgataaacttttataggtttggggttcctgtattcttcctatttttctttttcaactaggaatatatcccatccattttctgtctcctcagttacctcattaactcttccaaccattaaagcaatgtgccagtgtgcagtagaaaatactgaccggttggcttgaacaattaggtcatcaatttctttgggtgaattcactggatatacaacaagtagcttttcaatctttattttcttgtccagttctattactgcttgtcttttgcttccagtctcttaaatagttcatctggaatttcatttactacttccatcaaaaatttcttatacatatccatatgcaatataacactgttttcaacttgttctttttcatcagctattaaagtgtcatatatttttctatattcttcaattttccttcctttgtaatttcatttaacagtatatcaagaggggccaagtccttgtttgtcctcttcttctttttgggtgtcagtttcttcttctttagtgtagcctttcttaccagagatctcactacttgttgtttttgtcttgtcctcctcagtgagggtgtggttgccggtgagggatctcttttccttacaactctcttgaaagttgcaagcatgtcactctctgaagaagtacctaccggtgataggtgagtttctggttatggagttgctaactcatcctctgttatactagtttgttttaacacatcttctttgatggcctttgcttgtctggaaccttttcttacaactgcctcaacctttttcactcttttcttagattgtatttggctttcaatagtttttgcactaccaaatacttcttccttaggttctttaggggcttctagaagtgctttagcatatgattcaattatatgatcatctgtttcataacccatctctattacccaaattgtcctagggatgactgcttccatccagatctcatctttcttgattacaaagcatatttcatctttatatttgtcaacaatcttttgtgatagcttgattcttttcttcattttggcctttagtgcttgaaagaaatcatggatattgttttccttgtcttctcccatgctattgaatagttctgttaactgtttgcctaccggtatatcatatccaagttctttgtagcctatactgggaacctgcttggttatatgtagcattagacatactagtagatttccaaacctgaaagttcctttcttgtccttcttaatctttccaaggttgtcaattaattcatcctttaaccactcacatacatcaatctttgcattatctgtgaccatatcataagcactcttaatgcataaacttgaaactgaattaagtctatttgcatgagtagctttatactctaatatcatgctgataaatctcacattaatgtctgttacatcatttactcttaaggaccttttatcagatgtggcaccagttatgtttgtaactaggtcattggataccttcttagttttgtctggtcttttaccggtggtcagtaaccctgtgacaactttcacaacttccttagtgattttgtggattgcatctagctagaaaaattcaccatgtaccttgccgAAGACTATCCTagtcacatccttggggaatttaggaatactaaggatctctgtaaatcctagggtttcaatgatcttgtgttcatcttttacattgccggattcatcacatatcatagttttaaacatggttttaatctcttcatctcctagttcctcaatgttatagtgaatgtaaattatggggtcttcagcataaacaactcccttaggaatttgagaaaaagcacctaaggtatcatctttctttgctaccttgggaactaattgaaatatgggcctaggtctttttatcacttcgacaacagtagggtttgctatatattcaattgcagaggtggattccatgataaaataccttttactacctttaggatggatgattgcttggagtgttcttgcctcttgctcggaatgccttagctcggaatcttcgtgctcttcataggtttgaaatctcagtgaaatggaatggagccaaaacctcaaatttatagtatcttttcgccatctaccacattaaatgcatgccggttaagtattcacttaacattgtctgctgataacaagtaatttccaacttcttatctctaaccaagggaataatagcacatgtgtcattagattgccaaaccctcaaggaaacttttttcaattagatgaagaacttcctgccggtggagcactgctttgtcctaccggtgaagcatcactctatcctgttagtgaagcattgattggttctaccggtggaggagtattcccaatatttagatcagcttttctaatccattgttttgagaattcttgcttaacctcttcaactttttctttgcctttcaagctagaacttttgttgtctatcggtgatcctttacttctacagaattttgcaatatgcccaattttgttacatgcataacaagtgacattattcttctgaatagctttcccataacctatgttcgtttgtgttctgcattgattagataggtgtccaattcttccacaaacataacatctcacattcattctgcagttttcagagttgtgaccaactttgttgcattttgaacattgaccagtgggtgtgttgatattctgataatttctagatctacattcattttctctatgaccatacttattacagttaaagcattttccattgaatttataagcattaggttgtcttatcggtttgctctgagtatttgcagtaccggagctttcaccatcttcaaagccaattccagaagtgttacctttaggtttttgattctttagcaaggtgccaaattcctctgagctttttttgaatttttctttatgttgatttgcagtttctagttctttttctaagacttctttttgtctcatcagttcattggagtcattctgagtgtgcatcagatctgtcttcaacatgtcattttcatagctaagtcttgtgttctcatttgctgcatcacttagtcttctagtcaattcttcttcattcttcttcctatcctcaatctctttgcaaaatctcatagtcatatcctacatctcattctttgttgtcatgttctgttgtttcagcttgcttatctgataattaagtgattccttttcatcattctcattttgcaacttttcacaaagttctcttctcttaattcttgcaatagtaagattctcttgaagtgcctgaatgatatcctgagctacccttaaatcatcttctagtttgatatttttcaacttttttgcatcatagtgtgaaagagctccttcaagttgcttcatcatattttccatctttactagtgtcaagatcttcctcaagctgttagacttctgaaaatagaggaccaggctctgataccaattgttagaaatcccacagatactgagaggggggggtgaatcaatatctaaccgataattagaatttcttaacttaaaacatgcaaaacatattataatagtgtaccagtatgcaagaaataatgtaataaacagaattaagaacatccacatgaaaagcacatcataacacaaggatttaacgaggaaacccggtgtgggaaaaacctcggtgggatttgtgacccacaatattcactcactggccaataagagaatattacttacaataggggcttgcacatgcaggaaggccaactgcctagagctcactgcttaatgggaagtctcactgacttacaatgtggactatacaaatccaatattttgtactgctttacaatagcatctataatgccagatctagtaccggttgttgctctgcttcttacataaacccttcaacctatatttcgcataataggtctgccttatatttttcttttttgctcTCTCTTGctctacaaaatgtctacaatgatctcttttatatgtaagagtcattttacaatttgccaagtcagcttacaaagtttttacaataataaacaaaatcctgtctgcctctgtgtcggtgccggtgtcctgactaccggtgtagagtgtgatctgctgatgccggtgcactaacttgttggTCTAATGCCTTGCTGGTAaaatgccttgccgatgccataggattgcaaggttgccatcaatgacaaaaccttcaatcacctacaatgtctcattggagtgttcatatgccaGTAGAGAATAATTTCATATTCTTGCTGTCCAAAGTAAACATATTAAATGGATACAATATTCCGCTTAAGATATAACAATCCTAGGTGAAAAAATATTACTAcagaatattttttaatttttcccatgGGCCCAAACTATTTAGGGCTAAATTCATAACTTTTAAAAGCCTTTTTGGCCAAAGCCTTTCTCTTAGCATATATGATTCTTTTAGGAAATTGACCCAAAATTCCCATAAGATTCAACTAGGTTTGGTATATATTTAGAGTGGAGATTCCTTTTAcaatatgaaaattaaaaaaaattaaattattttttaggatTTGTTGTAGGCACTTATTTTTTGTTTACAATAAAGTGATTATATATTCTAATGTTATGTTATAGATATAGACATAGGCCAATAAAGTGGCTTTGAAGGTTCCCCACTTGTAGATACTCATAGGTCATTGGGCTAGTGGTCCCCTTGTATTGTTGCTAACGTGTCGCCTTCCCTTGCCAACTAAGATGCTTCTCCTTCATGTGGGCATCATTGTGGTCATAGCCACAACTCTAAATGTGGCCCTCATGATCCATAGGGTTCTCCTCATCACCAACACTATTGTTGGTATCCTTTGCTATGTGGTCAATCTTCTATATTTTAGTATGATCATGGACACTCTAATTGGCTTGACGATAGGAAGTTCCTCCACCTAACCTTGTCATTTCTCATGCCCATGTAGATCTTactcaagaaaaagaaaattaattaaatatgataccATTAAGAACCGGGATTCCATTTTAGATGGATAGATTATCTTAGATGGTTGGGGCCCACCCCATGATAAGGATCCCCTCCTCCTCCTATCTACATAGCCTTGATGACTTAATGGTGTGAACACCTTTTTATTTAGATGGCCCCTTATAAATTACAGCATGTCGGGTAAAATTTTTAGCGTAATTGGTGACATTGACATGACACACCCTCTAATACCATGTGGACTGGGGGGAGAGACTTGACATGACCTCAAGCCTACCACAAGAAGCTCTCACCAATTGAACCAGACCCCAATTCGATATGAACACCTTTTTTATTGTTTAACGATACGACCACTTTTCTTATTATTACTTCTTACTACTATTAGAATATAATACCATTCGACTTATGTTTTAAAAAGatagatattatattttcaatCTTTAATACAAAATATGAcattatttatcatttaaaaaGTCGTATAACCACTACAAACAATGATCAAAAATCAATTGAATTGAGGAAAAAAAAGAAAGACAGACAAAAAGATGAAAATTCTTACAACCTGCCATCTCAAAGTCAATAAAATTCCTCTCCTTCttggaaaaatggagaaatatccCGGAAACATCGCTGGTTGCTTGGTGTGAATATGGAAGCGGATTCAGTGCAAGTCGGCAGGAAGATTACACATGCTACAAAAGAGCCCAGCTAGAGATAAATATGATGGTCTTTTCATGACACATTACACCTCCTCTACCACTTAAAAATACACATTTTCGTCATTATATGGCGTGATCTAATCTTTCACTTTTGGAAATATTAGAGATTTTTCTGCAAAATTTCCACAGATTGCTTGACTAAGTGAAGATCCAGAGAGATATTAATCATGGGTTGTCACAAAAGAATGCATTAAGACATGTTAGGTTGAGTTGCCCACAGATTAAATAAAGGATTGCTCAAAAAATTCTATCGTTCATGGAGAATAAGCAGAGTGAAGTAGTAATGGAGAGCAATCAACTAAAGGAAACTACGAGGAAGCTGATATCTGATAGATTTTCGCATCTCACAAAGCTTCCAGAAAATTACATTAGAGCTTCTGGTGAAAGACCAAGACTGCATGAAGTGGTCAATGTATGCACGTCTATACCTGTGGTCGACATGAAAGGTTGGTGGTCGAATAACTCTTCGACTACAAGTCGAAGCCAGGTAGTGAATGATATTGGGCGTGCATGCCAAGAATATGGATTCTTCCAGGTGGGTAGCCTAATGCTTTCAAAATCTTAAGTTTTTTTGGGATGGAATTTATTAAGAGCTGATGTGACATGAATCTAGACTTTTTTTTATGTGATATTATAGCATTTTCTTGAGGGCGAGGAGTTGGGATTCTAGGGATTTATGTAGACTTTAGATCAATAAGAATATAAGTCTAAGTTGACATTTTTTTAGCTAAGAATGTTATTTAGCTAAGAGTGTTATTTGATTTGGGAGTATGTGTTTAGGTTTATATCTTTATGATTGAGAGTGGAAGATTAAGAGAGTATTCATTCCATCAAATTATTTGAACGCAATATTGACTTATTCCTTGATGTATAGAACAATTAACACATCATTAGCCTCATCAAATATATAGATATATTGAAATGAGCTAGAAAATTATCATACCCTTCACTGAAATATTTACTTTCTTTATATCTCATTTAGCTATCTCTACTTTAAAGATCCGTTGACCTATTTGAATATATATGTGGTTTTATTACGATTCTTTATATCTCATTTAGCTATCTCTACTTTTAAAGATCCATTTAACCTATAAAAAGACTCAACTCTATTAGTTGAATTGTTTGAACCACATATAGTTAGTGTGAGGTGGTATACAATTCTGAAATGATGATTTCTGCATTGCTAATTTTTATAGTGAAGCTTCTTAGGCTGGTCTTGTGATTTAAGACTGATCTACCTCGTTCTAATTGATTCAAAAACTATAAATGACTGGTCGTTTTGATTTCTTCAAAAAACTATAAATGACTGGTCGTTTTGATTTCTTCATTCCTTGTTACCCAACATTTCAGTGCAAAGAGTTTGATCTGAAACATTGCAAGTACATATGAGGtcagatgttttaaaaaaaaatgctacATGGGGGAATATCTTATTTATCAAGTTATTACAATATTTGGTTATGTGTAGATTATAAATCATGATATTCCAGACAGTTTAAGCAAGAAGATGCTTGAAGTTGCAGCTGAGTTTTTTGAGATGCCAATAGAGGATCGAATACAATGGTATTCTGATGACCCTTCACAGACAACTCGGGTGTCCTCAAGCTTCAATATAACCAAGGAAGGGGTTTTGAACTGGAGGGACTACCTCAGACATTACTGTTATCCTTTAGAGGATTATGTTCACACTTGGCCTTCAAACCCTTCTAATTACAGGTAAACCAAATTCATTCACATAGAAAAGACAGATAAATTTTATCTAGTTTCTATCTTACAGTACCATTGTTCATTTTCTTTCACTGGAAGGAACCCATTTCAGAGGTCCCAAGGTTTAAACTCTTGTTGCTATAGATTTTCAGTTTTATAAGCTATAGATTTAAGAATTCAAGCAAGCTCTTCAGACAAGAGTAATATAAAAACAATTTCAACTGCTGTTACAGAGAAGTAGCCAGTGAATACTGCAGGGAGGTAAGGTCATTAGTTCTAAGATTGTTGGAGGCAATATCTGAGAGCTTGGGGCTTGAAACAGACTTCTTGAACAAAGCTATTGGAAGCCATGGACAACATATGTGCTTAAACTACTACCCAAAGTGCCCAGATCCAGAGCTCACATATGGTTTACCACCTCATTCAGATCCAACAGTACTCACAGTTCTTCTTCAAGATGGTGTGCCAGGATTACAAATTTTTAAGAATGGGCAATGGATTGCTGTTAACGCCGTTCCTAATTCTTTTGTAGTAAATGTTGGTGATCAAATAGAGGTATTCATCCATACTTTCTGATTTAATCTTTTTTGAGGTAGAAAAACGTACCCATTGTTTGCTTTCAGCCAGCTTTGAGGTAACCTAAAAGAGTGAAAGGATATCTGGGTTTAACTGAT
This genomic stretch from Cryptomeria japonica chromosome 8, Sugi_1.0, whole genome shotgun sequence harbors:
- the LOC131062440 gene encoding protein DMR6-LIKE OXYGENASE 2, with protein sequence MENKQSEVVMESNQLKETTRKLISDRFSHLTKLPENYIRASGERPRLHEVVNVCTSIPVVDMKGWWSNNSSTTSRSQVVNDIGRACQEYGFFQIINHDIPDSLSKKMLEVAAEFFEMPIEDRIQWYSDDPSQTTRVSSSFNITKEGVLNWRDYLRHYCYPLEDYVHTWPSNPSNYREVASEYCREVRSLVLRLLEAISESLGLETDFLNKAIGSHGQHMCLNYYPKCPDPELTYGLPPHSDPTVLTVLLQDGVPGLQIFKNGQWIAVNAVPNSFVVNVGDQIEVISNGKYKSVVHRAVVNSNEARISIPTFYFPSEDATIEPAPALVDFEPALFRSFKYKEYYSKFWSKELEGKSCLGFFKHNDSPPI